A single region of the Triticum dicoccoides isolate Atlit2015 ecotype Zavitan chromosome 2B, WEW_v2.0, whole genome shotgun sequence genome encodes:
- the LOC119367976 gene encoding putative nuclease HARBI1: MESHIFQLLCDHLRSKNLLKNSKGVSVEEQLGMFMYMLSRNASYRTLTDRFQHSPETVHRHINGCFNAMRSLAFDLIKHSSLDTHWKISTNPQFWPFFENCLGAIDGTHVPMTITSNEAAPYRNRKGTLSQNVMVACDFDLNFVYVSAGWEGSASDAGVLKSAIQSGFHVPPGKYYLVDGGYANTPQFLAPYRGVRYHLKDFGRGGPRPKNPKELFNLRHARLRNHIERTIGVWKMRFPILKVGTHYPIDTQVKIPMAAAVFHNIIRSHRGDEQWLDTQQMQIDPLLFVTLPDGDDIPRHVPTSSSNQRDLGNSMRDEIANRMWADYQRIRSERSSRRSTS; the protein is encoded by the exons ATGGAATCCCATATCTTCCAACTTCTATGTGACCATCTTAGATCCAAAAATCTTCTAAAAAATTCAAAAGGAGTCAGTGTTGAAGAGCAACTAGGGATGTTTATGTACATGCTATCCAGGAATGCGAGTTATCGTACGTTGACTGATAGGTTTCAGCACAGTCCTGAAACGGTGCATAGGCATATCAATGGATGCTTCAACGCTATGAGATCATTGGCATTTGACCTTATCAAGCATAGTTCGCTAGATACTCATTGGAAAATATCAACAAATCCCCAGTTTTGGCCTTTCTTTGAG AACTGCCTAGGGGCAATAGATGGGACTCATGTTCCCATGACCATTACATCCAACGAGGCTGCTCCATACAGGAATAGAAAGGGGACCCTCTCCCAAAATGTGATGGTCGCCTGCGACTTCGATCTCAACTTTGTTTATGTGTCAGCTGGTTGGGAGGGGTCTGCCTCAGATGCTGGAGTATTGAAATCTGCTATTCAATCAGGCTTCCATGTACCTCCGGGCAAGTATTATTTGGTTGACGGAGGCTATGCAAACACACCACAGTTTCTAGCTCCGTACCGTGGAGTTCGTTACCATCTAAAAGATTTCGGTAGAGGTGGCCCTCGTCCAAAGAACCCCAAAGAACTCTTCAATCTAAGGCATGCCCGTCTACGGAACCATATAGAGCGTACAATTGGTGTATGGAAAATGCGATTTCCTATTTTAAAAGTTGGCACACATTACCCAATTGACACTCAAGTCAAAATTCCTATGGCGGCAGCTGTATTTCACAATATAATCCGGAGTCACAGAGGTGATGAACAATGGCTAGATACGCAACAAATGCAAATTGACCCTCTTCTATTTGTCACTCTTCCTGATGGAGATGACATACCTCGACATGTTCCTACATCCTCAAGCAATCAAAGGGACCTTGGTAATTCTATGAGAGATGAAATTGCCAACAGGATGTGGGCGGACTATCAAAGAATTCGAAGTGAAAGATCGTCACGGAGATCTACTAGCTAA
- the LOC119367975 gene encoding uncharacterized protein LOC119367975, with translation MTQNRAKWTARYEKGLVEVLTEYNLSHYRGQNGWTTEGWNQVVKELNNLYPEARFTKDQVQDKEAQLKKHYKNIKLIVNRSGISWNDIACVINTTPEKWEEIIAEDPKLKMYEGKSFPLYEALGVLYEGHIAQGRHCLTSRKPPIGTKTGSNFGAKDKMVASTSKKNTRHGRDDNVRTSSIIDINDTPTLDDVDERENTVNDEEELGSEDADGDQPQISESSAKGKKTKKQKGATSVQRLEDSMMAYVNFKKDQASKKEKVSQQGKQPSITECLQVLNDMDDVPDEVKIFASDVFKDAANREIFLGYNSRLRGMWLKKEVDKISPQPPPSRFSSGDIPSINLVL, from the exons ATGACGCAAAATAGGGCTAAGTGGACAGCAAGGTATGAGAAAGGTCTCGTGGAGGTACTTACAGAGTACAATCTATCTCATTACCGTGGCCAAAATGGGTGGACTACCGAAGGATGGAATCAAGTTGTCAAGGAACTGAACAATTTATATCCAGAGGCAAGGTTTACCAAGGATCAGGTTCAAGATAAGGAAGCTCAGTTGaaaaagcactacaaaaatatcaaGTTGATAGTCAACCGCTCTGGAATATCATGGAATGATATTGCATGTGTGATCAACACCACGCCTGAAAAATGGGAAGAGATCATTGCA GAGGACCCAAAGCTCAAAATGTATGAAGGAAAGAGCTTTCCATTGTACGAGGCATTGGGTGTGCTCTATGAAGGACACATTGCGCAAGGAAGACACTGCCTCACATCAAGGAAGCCTCCGATTGGCACAAAAACAGGTAGCAACTTTGGAGCGAAGGATAAGATGGTTGCAAGCACTAGCAAGAAAAATACAAGACATGGAAGAGATGACAACGTAAGGACTTCTTCAATAATTGACATCAATGATACTCCTACATTAGAtgatgtggatgaaagagagaacaCTGTCAATGACGAGGAAGAATTAGGCAGTGAAGATGCTGATGGCGATCAACCACAAATAAGTGAATCAAGTGCAAAAGGGAAAAAAACTAAGAAACAAAAAGGTGCCACATCTGTACAGCGGCTTGAAGATTCCATGATGGCTTATGTGAATTTCAAGAAAGATCAAGCTTCCAAGAAGGAAAAAGTGTCACAGCAAGGAAAACAACCCTCAATTACAGAATGCTTGCAGGTCTTGAATGACATGGATGATGTTCCCGACGAGGTCAAAATCTTTGCCTCTGATGTTTTCAAGGATGCAGCAAATCGTGAGATTTTCCTGGGTTACAACTCAAGATTGCGGGGTATGTGGCTAAAGAAGGAAGTCGACAAGATTAGTCCTCAGCCTCCTCCTT CTCGGTTTTCATCTGGcgatattccttcaatcaatctggTGCTCTGA
- the LOC119364743 gene encoding probable E3 ubiquitin-protein ligase ARI8, whose protein sequence is MDSEDDMHDANDSADDDFYSGGEAGLAASDDGDADYDFADHDSDDSPELLSHRQQQNYCILSEAGIKQRQEDDINRVSTVLSISKSEACVLLRSYNWSVSKVHDEWFVDEERVRKVVGFPEKRIEMPNDRELACGICFENCPHASMSAAACGHPFCSVCWRGYISTAINDGPGCLMLRCPDPSCAAAVGQDMINSLANEEDKEKYGRYLRRSYIEDNRKTKWCPAPGCEYAVEFVVGSGSYDVNCNCSYGFCWNCTEEAHRPVDCATVSKWILKNSAESENMNWILANSKPCPKCKRPIEKNQGCMHITCTPPCKFEFCWLCLGSWSEHGERTGGFYACNRYEAARQEGAYDESERRREMAKNSLERYTHYYERWAANQSSRQKALGDLQSLQNDKLEKLSDIQSQPESQLKFIIEAWLQIVECRRVLKWTYAYGYYLPEHEHAKRQFFEYLQGEAESGLERLHQCAEKELQIYLEAESPSKDFNDFRTKLAGLTSVTRNYFENLVRALETGLNDVGPSTSQSTGIKNTTSKSLGGKSKSGKNRASAAGSKSGSSSRGVDDSNIWTCDQCTYVNPRSAKACQACDHQHR, encoded by the exons atGGACTCCGAGGACGACATGCACGACGCCAACGACTCAGCGGACGACGACTTCTACAGCGGCGGGGAGGCTGGGCTCGCCGCCAGTGATGACGGCGACGCCGACTACGACTTCGCCGACCACGACTCCGACGACTCCCCCGAGCTCCTCTCTCACCGGCAGCAG CAAAATTACTGCATATTGAGTGAAGCTGGTATAAAGCAGCGGCAAGAGGATGACATAAATAGGGTTTCAACTGTTCTCTCAATTTCAAAGTCGGAAGCATGTGTTCTTCTTCGCAGCTATAACTG GAGTGTTAGTAAGGTGCATGATGAATGGTTCGTTGATGAAGAACGTGTTCGCAAGGTGGTTGGTTTTCCGGAGAAGCGCATTGAAATGCCAAATGACAGAGAA CtggcatgtggaatttgttttgaaaaTTGCCCCCATGCATCAATGAGTGCTGCCGCATGTGGACATCCTTTCTGTAGTGTATGCTGGAGAG GTTACATTAGCACTGCTATAAATGATGGTCCAGGATGTCTGATGTTGAGATGTCCTGATCCGTCCTGTGCTGCCGCAGTTGGACAGGATATGATTAATTCGCTGGCTAATGAAGAGGATAAAGAAAAGTATGGGCGATATCTTCGCAGATCTTACATCGAGGATAATCGAAAG ACAAAGTGGTGTCCTGCTCCTGGATGTGAATATGCAGTAGAATTTGTCGTGGGCAGTGGCAGCTATGATGTTAATTGCAATTGTTCATATGGGTTCTGTTGGAAT TGCACTGAGGAAGCTCATCGTCCAGTAGACTGTGCCACTGTTTCAAAGTGGATCCTCAAGAACAGCGCAGAGTCTGAGAATATGAATTG GATACTGGCTAACTCAAAGCCTTGCCCTAAGTGCAAGCGGCCTATTGAGAAAAACCAGGGATGCATGCATATCACATGCACACCTCCATGTAAATTTGAGTTTTGCTG GCTGTGTCTTGGTTCATGGTCGGAGCATGGAGAGAGGACCGGTGGATTTTATGCTTGTAACCGTTATGAGGCAGCAAGACAGGAAGGAGCG TATGATGAATCTGAAAGGAGAAGAGAAATGGCGAAGAACTCCCTTGAGAGATATACACATTATTATGAACGATGGGCAGCTAATCAGTCA TCAAGGCAAAAGGCATTAGGAGACCTTCAGAGTCTGCAGAATGACAAG CTTGAAAAGTTAAGTGATATACAAAGTCAACCTGAGTCACAGCTCAAGTTCATCATAGAGGCATGGCTACAG ATTGTTGAGTGTAGGAGGGTATTGAAGTGGACATATGCTTATGGTTATTACCTCCCAGAGCACGAACATGCCAAAAGACAGTTTTTCGAATATCTGCAAG GTGAGGCTGAATCAGGTTTGGAGCGGCTGCATCAGTGTGCAGAGAAAGAACTTCAAATATACCTTGAAGCCGAGTCCCCCTCAAAAGATTTCAATGACTTCCGTACAAAGTTGGCTGGATTAACTAG CGTGACTCgcaattattttgagaatcttgtcCGGGCGCTGGAGACTGGATTAAATGACGTTGGACCTTCTACTAGCCAAAGCACGGGCATCAAGAACACTACTTCTAAGAGCCTTGGTGGTAAGAGCAAGAGTGGTAAGAACAGGGCATCCGCTGCCGGCTCCAAATCAGGCAGCTCCAGCCGTGGCGTGGACGATAGCAACATTTGGACGTGTGATCAGTGTACATATGTAAACCCCAGATCGGCCAAGGCCTGCCAGGCTTGTGACCACCAACACCGATAG